The Pangasianodon hypophthalmus isolate fPanHyp1 chromosome 2, fPanHyp1.pri, whole genome shotgun sequence genome window below encodes:
- the rgs16 gene encoding regulator of G-protein signaling 16 isoform X2: MCRGLAALPNNCLERAKGLKARMSSFLQKQDWKLLCYAYKLRKPRLNLEECLTWKESFENLLSSKHGLYAFRAFLVSEFSEENIAFYLACKDYKNTKSEAKLQAKAQRIYNEFIGSEAPREVNIDHETRDITQANIKLPTATCFDQAQHRIYILMEKDCYPRFLRSSAYRDLVSQLTKKNTKAATKKA; encoded by the exons ATGTGCAGAGGACTAGCAGCACTCCCTAATAACTGCCTGGAAAG GGCTAAAGGGTTAAAAGCACGCATGAGCAGCTTTCTGCAGAAGCAAGACTGGAAGCTTCTGTGCTATGCTTACAAACTGAGAAAACCAAG ACTGAACTTGGAGGAATGCTTGACGTGGAAGGAGTCTTTTGAAAATCTGCTATCTAGCAAAC atGGACTATATGCCTTTAGAGCTTTTCTGGTGTCTGAATTTAGCGAGGAGAACATCGCCTTCTATCTGGCCTGCAAGgattataaaaacacaaagtctGAAGCCAAACTCCAGGCCAAAGCTCAGAGGATTTATAACGAGTTTATTGGAAGTGAAGCTCCAAGAGAG GTCAACATTGACCACGAAACTCGAGACATTACCCAAGCCAACATCAAGCTCCCTACAGCAACCTGCTTCGATCAAGCTCAGCACCGAATCTACATCCTCATGGAAAAGGACTGCTACCCACGATTCCTCCGCTCCAGTGCTTACCGTGACCTGGTGAGCCAGCTAACCAAAAAGAACACCAAAGCTGCGACCAAGAAAGCCTGA
- the rgs16 gene encoding regulator of G-protein signaling 16 isoform X1, protein MCRGLAALPNNCLERIICVLGRAKGLKARMSSFLQKQDWKLLCYAYKLRKPRLNLEECLTWKESFENLLSSKHGLYAFRAFLVSEFSEENIAFYLACKDYKNTKSEAKLQAKAQRIYNEFIGSEAPREVNIDHETRDITQANIKLPTATCFDQAQHRIYILMEKDCYPRFLRSSAYRDLVSQLTKKNTKAATKKA, encoded by the exons ATGTGCAGAGGACTAGCAGCACTCCCTAATAACTGCCTGGAAAG AATTATATGTGTACTCGGCAGGGCTAAAGGGTTAAAAGCACGCATGAGCAGCTTTCTGCAGAAGCAAGACTGGAAGCTTCTGTGCTATGCTTACAAACTGAGAAAACCAAG ACTGAACTTGGAGGAATGCTTGACGTGGAAGGAGTCTTTTGAAAATCTGCTATCTAGCAAAC atGGACTATATGCCTTTAGAGCTTTTCTGGTGTCTGAATTTAGCGAGGAGAACATCGCCTTCTATCTGGCCTGCAAGgattataaaaacacaaagtctGAAGCCAAACTCCAGGCCAAAGCTCAGAGGATTTATAACGAGTTTATTGGAAGTGAAGCTCCAAGAGAG GTCAACATTGACCACGAAACTCGAGACATTACCCAAGCCAACATCAAGCTCCCTACAGCAACCTGCTTCGATCAAGCTCAGCACCGAATCTACATCCTCATGGAAAAGGACTGCTACCCACGATTCCTCCGCTCCAGTGCTTACCGTGACCTGGTGAGCCAGCTAACCAAAAAGAACACCAAAGCTGCGACCAAGAAAGCCTGA